In Novipirellula caenicola, one genomic interval encodes:
- a CDS encoding AAA family ATPase: MSGSQQSQKHRPEVGTTQPNASGHVEIDGVRLKLSHPYEAAGQWIGQQEVLMQLLACWISVDDSDLPLTPRLIGSPGVGKTQLAIAAAKAQGRPLYIYQCTADTRPEDLLITPVLSQGGEIAYHASPLVTAMITGGICILDEGNRMNEKSWASLAPLLDGRRYVESIVAGITIHAEKEFRATVTMNQDESTFEIPDYIMSRLQPTLSVGFPSKQDEMSILQYHLPFAQPEMLAMTVEFLQHSHELKLDFSPRDGINLLRFAIKRMMQDKNHPISADEAWQEALEKCLGEEAVDLESLAQRRKRTLGGDAVPLGLADLFFDPDDPLHPDRDDDDDDDDDDL; this comes from the coding sequence ATGAGCGGTTCGCAACAGAGTCAAAAACACCGACCCGAGGTTGGCACGACCCAGCCCAACGCGTCTGGGCATGTCGAGATCGACGGCGTTCGTTTGAAACTGTCGCATCCTTATGAAGCGGCCGGGCAATGGATCGGTCAACAAGAAGTGTTGATGCAATTGTTGGCCTGCTGGATATCGGTCGACGATTCAGATCTGCCGCTAACGCCGCGATTGATCGGTTCGCCTGGGGTGGGCAAGACTCAATTGGCGATCGCAGCGGCCAAAGCGCAAGGGCGTCCGCTGTACATTTACCAGTGCACTGCTGACACGCGGCCCGAAGACCTGCTGATCACTCCGGTGCTAAGCCAAGGTGGCGAGATCGCCTATCACGCGTCGCCGCTTGTCACCGCGATGATCACCGGCGGCATCTGCATTTTGGACGAAGGCAACCGGATGAACGAAAAGTCGTGGGCATCACTTGCGCCACTGCTGGACGGGCGCCGTTACGTCGAATCGATCGTCGCCGGGATCACGATTCATGCTGAAAAGGAATTTCGGGCGACCGTGACGATGAACCAGGACGAGTCGACGTTTGAGATTCCTGATTACATCATGAGTCGTTTGCAGCCCACGCTCAGCGTCGGGTTTCCGAGCAAGCAGGATGAAATGTCGATCCTGCAGTACCATTTGCCGTTTGCTCAACCCGAGATGTTGGCGATGACGGTCGAGTTCCTGCAGCATTCGCACGAACTGAAGCTCGATTTTTCGCCTCGCGACGGCATCAATCTGCTGCGTTTTGCAATCAAGCGAATGATGCAAGACAAGAATCATCCGATCAGTGCCGACGAAGCGTGGCAAGAAGCGCTGGAGAAATGTCTCGGCGAAGAAGCGGTGGATCTTGAAAGTTTAGCGCAGCGTCGCAAACGCACGCTCGGCGGCGACGCCGTGCCACTCGGACTCGCCGATCTGTTCTTCGACCCCGATGACCCGCTGCACCCCGACCGCGACGACGACGACGATGACGACGATGACGACCTCTAA
- a CDS encoding lipase family protein, with protein sequence MIEETVNNLISDPGEVPFVVHSKVRGPIRDLTFLQRALLFAELSMIAYNDEDEARRAAKVAGFDDVTFYDRDGSQAYRFRNDFDCVIACRGTEPNEWNDIQADANAASVVAETIGKVHRGFKREVDDLWPMIETALMSNEQPLWFCGHSLGGAMATICSGRCFLSHIPSNPEQLYTYGSPRVGDNRYVNYVALDHFRFVNNNDIVTRVPPLLLGYRHCGSEVYIDRHGRLGKLNMLMRRRDRWWGFIHGLRRWKIDHFSDHSIHNYIAAILDAVQAEQVELGGGGVAKTGAEYAGDEREYTEEERVDLPHLKPRMTTFEKQPKSSEDGFDTNEMRVQG encoded by the coding sequence ATGATCGAAGAAACCGTTAACAATCTGATCAGCGATCCCGGCGAAGTGCCGTTTGTCGTCCATTCGAAGGTCCGCGGTCCGATTCGAGATTTGACATTTTTGCAGCGGGCGTTGTTGTTCGCCGAATTGTCGATGATTGCGTATAACGACGAAGACGAAGCGAGGCGTGCCGCAAAAGTCGCCGGCTTTGACGACGTGACCTTCTACGACCGTGACGGGTCCCAAGCGTATCGTTTCCGGAACGATTTCGACTGCGTGATCGCATGCCGGGGCACCGAACCGAACGAATGGAATGATATCCAAGCCGATGCCAACGCAGCATCAGTGGTCGCCGAAACGATTGGCAAAGTCCATCGCGGATTTAAACGCGAAGTGGACGACCTGTGGCCGATGATCGAAACCGCGCTGATGAGTAACGAACAACCACTTTGGTTTTGTGGGCATTCGCTCGGCGGAGCGATGGCGACGATTTGCTCGGGCCGCTGTTTTCTGTCACATATTCCATCGAATCCCGAGCAACTTTATACCTACGGCAGCCCACGGGTCGGCGATAACCGTTACGTTAACTACGTAGCACTCGATCATTTTCGCTTTGTCAACAACAACGATATCGTCACCCGTGTTCCCCCGCTGCTGCTCGGCTATCGCCACTGCGGCAGCGAGGTTTACATTGATCGCCATGGGCGACTTGGGAAATTGAACATGTTGATGCGGCGCCGCGATCGATGGTGGGGATTCATCCACGGTTTGCGTCGCTGGAAAATCGACCATTTCAGCGACCATTCAATCCACAATTACATCGCGGCCATTTTGGATGCGGTTCAAGCCGAGCAAGTCGAACTGGGAGGCGGCGGCGTCGCCAAAACCGGTGCGGAATATGCCGGCGACGAGCGTGAATACACTGAAGAGGAACGAGTTGATTTGCCCCATTTGAAACCACGCATGACGACCTTCGAAAAACAACCCAAGTCATCTGAAGATGGCTTCGACACGAATGAAATGAGAGTTCAGGGATGA